From a region of the Lactuca sativa cultivar Salinas chromosome 4, Lsat_Salinas_v11, whole genome shotgun sequence genome:
- the LOC128133737 gene encoding uncharacterized mitochondrial protein AtMg00810-like, with amino-acid sequence MTMFLGLQVCQDSFGILLHQGKYVEDMLERFGFKDSKADLTPMAERPLLSPDCEGESVDQSEYRSMIGSLMYLTTSKPYIMFTFFQCARYQANPKLSHLIVVKRIFRYLKGNPKLVLWYSKNSDFDLYAFADNNYGGCELDRKSTSGGCQFLGDLLVSWQCKKQHTVSTSTAEAEYIAASACCSQVIWIQHQLLDYDLNFLETPIFCDNDAAIQIAKNPVQHS; translated from the coding sequence ATGACTATGTTTTTGGGTTTGCAGGTTTGTCAAGATTCATTTGGAATCCTGTTACATCAAGGAAAATATGTTGAAGACATGCTTGAGAGGTTCGGGTTCAAAGATTCAAAAGCTGACCTGACGCCAATGGCTGAACGACCCCTGTTGTCTCCAGATTGtgaaggcgaatccgtagatcagagtGAGTATAGATCAATGATCGGATCCCTGATGTATCTAACTACGAGCAAGCCGTACATCATGTTCACATTTTTTCAATGTGCAcgatatcaggctaatcctaaactctctcactTAATTGTTGTTAAAAGGATCTTTAGGTATCTCAAAGGTAACCcaaaattggttctttggtaCTCGAAGAACTCTGATTTTGATTTATATGCATTCGCTGACAACAATTACGGAGGTTGTGAACTTGATAGGAAATCAACTTCTGGGGGATGTCAATTTTTAGGTGACCTTTtggtgtcatggcagtgcaagaaacaacacaCGGTCTCAACCTCAACGGCGGAGGCAGAATACATTGCTGCTTCTGCCTGTTGCTCTCAAGTCATTTGGAttcaacatcagctgttggattacgaTTTGAATTTTCTTGAAACTCCTATCTTCTGTGACAACGATGCTGCAATTCAGATAGCTAAAAATCCGGTCCAACATTCTtag